A single Pan troglodytes isolate AG18354 chromosome 19, NHGRI_mPanTro3-v2.0_pri, whole genome shotgun sequence DNA region contains:
- the MLX gene encoding max-like protein X isoform X3, with amino-acid sequence MTEPGASPEDPWVKVEYAYSDNSLDPGLFVESTRKGSVVSRANSIGSTSASSVPNTDDEDSDYHQEAYKESYKDRRRRAHTQAEQKRRDAIKRGYDDLQTIVPTCQQQDFSIGSQKLSKAIVLQKTIDYIQFLHKEKKKQEEEVSTLRKDVTALKIMKVNYEQIVKAHQDNPHEGEDQVSDQVKFNVFQGIMDSLFQSFNASISVASFQELSACVFSWIEEHCKPQTLREIVIGVLHQLKNQLY; translated from the exons ATGACGGAGCCGGGCGCCTCTCCCGAGGACCCTTGGGTCAAG GTGGAGTATGCCTACAGCGACAACAGCCTGGACCCCG GGCTTTTTGTAGAAAGCACCCGCAAGGGGAGTGTAGTGTCCAGAGCTAATAGCATCGGTTCCACCAGTGCCTCTTCTGTCCCCAACACAG ATGACGAGGACAGTGATTACCACCAGGAGGCCTACAAGGAGTCCTACAAAGACCGGCGGCGGCGCGCACACACTCAGGCTGAGCAGAAGAGGAGGGACGCCATCAAG AGAGGCTATGATGACCTTCAGACCATCGTCCCCACTTGCCAGCAGCAGGACTTCTCCATTGGCTCCCAAAAGCTCAGCAAAGCCATCGTTCTACAAAAGA CCATTGACTACATTCAGTTTTTGcacaaggagaagaaaaagcaggaggaggaggtgtCCACGTTACGCAAGGATGTCACCGCCCTAAAGATCATGAAAGT GAACTATGAGCAGATTGTGAAGGCACACCAGGACAACCCCCATGAAGGGGAGGACCAGGTCTCTGACCAGGTCAAGTTCAACGTGTTTCAAGGCATCATGGATTCCCTGTTCCAGTCCTTCAATGCCTCCATCTCAGTGGCCAGCTTCCAGGAGCTGTCAGCGTGTGTCTTCAGCTGGATCGAGGAGCACTGTAAGCCTCAG
- the MLX gene encoding max-like protein X isoform X4 — protein MTEPGASPEDPWVKVEYAYSDNSLDPDDEDSDYHQEAYKESYKDRRRRAHTQAEQKRRDAIKRGYDDLQTIVPTCQQQDFSIGSQKLSKAIVLQKTIDYIQFLHKEKKKQEEEVSTLRKDVTALKIMKVNYEQIVKAHQDNPHEGEDQVSDQVKFNVFQGIMDSLFQSFNASISVASFQELSACVFSWIEEHCKPQTLREIVIGVLHQLKNQLY, from the exons ATGACGGAGCCGGGCGCCTCTCCCGAGGACCCTTGGGTCAAG GTGGAGTATGCCTACAGCGACAACAGCCTGGACCCCG ATGACGAGGACAGTGATTACCACCAGGAGGCCTACAAGGAGTCCTACAAAGACCGGCGGCGGCGCGCACACACTCAGGCTGAGCAGAAGAGGAGGGACGCCATCAAG AGAGGCTATGATGACCTTCAGACCATCGTCCCCACTTGCCAGCAGCAGGACTTCTCCATTGGCTCCCAAAAGCTCAGCAAAGCCATCGTTCTACAAAAGA CCATTGACTACATTCAGTTTTTGcacaaggagaagaaaaagcaggaggaggaggtgtCCACGTTACGCAAGGATGTCACCGCCCTAAAGATCATGAAAGT GAACTATGAGCAGATTGTGAAGGCACACCAGGACAACCCCCATGAAGGGGAGGACCAGGTCTCTGACCAGGTCAAGTTCAACGTGTTTCAAGGCATCATGGATTCCCTGTTCCAGTCCTTCAATGCCTCCATCTCAGTGGCCAGCTTCCAGGAGCTGTCAGCGTGTGTCTTCAGCTGGATCGAGGAGCACTGTAAGCCTCAG
- the MLX gene encoding max-like protein X isoform X2: MTEPGASPEDPWVKASPVGAHAGEGRAGRARARRGAGRRGASLLSPKSPTLSVPRGCREDSSHPACAKVEYAYSDNSLDPDDEDSDYHQEAYKESYKDRRRRAHTQAEQKRRDAIKRGYDDLQTIVPTCQQQDFSIGSQKLSKAIVLQKTIDYIQFLHKEKKKQEEEVSTLRKDVTALKIMKVNYEQIVKAHQDNPHEGEDQVSDQVKFNVFQGIMDSLFQSFNASISVASFQELSACVFSWIEEHCKPQTLREIVIGVLHQLKNQLY; encoded by the exons ATGACGGAGCCGGGCGCCTCTCCCGAGGACCCTTGGGTCAAGGCAAGCCCCGTGGGCGCGCACGCCGGCGAGGGGAGGGCGGGTCGGGCTCGTGCACGTAGGGGGGCCGGAAGACGAGGGGCTTCCCTCCTGTCCCCAAAGTCCCCCACGCTCTCCGTCCCCCGGGGCTGCAGAGAAGACAGCTCTCACCCCGCGTGTGCCAAG GTGGAGTATGCCTACAGCGACAACAGCCTGGACCCCG ATGACGAGGACAGTGATTACCACCAGGAGGCCTACAAGGAGTCCTACAAAGACCGGCGGCGGCGCGCACACACTCAGGCTGAGCAGAAGAGGAGGGACGCCATCAAG AGAGGCTATGATGACCTTCAGACCATCGTCCCCACTTGCCAGCAGCAGGACTTCTCCATTGGCTCCCAAAAGCTCAGCAAAGCCATCGTTCTACAAAAGA CCATTGACTACATTCAGTTTTTGcacaaggagaagaaaaagcaggaggaggaggtgtCCACGTTACGCAAGGATGTCACCGCCCTAAAGATCATGAAAGT GAACTATGAGCAGATTGTGAAGGCACACCAGGACAACCCCCATGAAGGGGAGGACCAGGTCTCTGACCAGGTCAAGTTCAACGTGTTTCAAGGCATCATGGATTCCCTGTTCCAGTCCTTCAATGCCTCCATCTCAGTGGCCAGCTTCCAGGAGCTGTCAGCGTGTGTCTTCAGCTGGATCGAGGAGCACTGTAAGCCTCAG
- the MLX gene encoding max-like protein X isoform X1, giving the protein MTEPGASPEDPWVKASPVGAHAGEGRAGRARARRGAGRRGASLLSPKSPTLSVPRGCREDSSHPACAKVEYAYSDNSLDPGLFVESTRKGSVVSRANSIGSTSASSVPNTDDEDSDYHQEAYKESYKDRRRRAHTQAEQKRRDAIKRGYDDLQTIVPTCQQQDFSIGSQKLSKAIVLQKTIDYIQFLHKEKKKQEEEVSTLRKDVTALKIMKVNYEQIVKAHQDNPHEGEDQVSDQVKFNVFQGIMDSLFQSFNASISVASFQELSACVFSWIEEHCKPQTLREIVIGVLHQLKNQLY; this is encoded by the exons ATGACGGAGCCGGGCGCCTCTCCCGAGGACCCTTGGGTCAAGGCAAGCCCCGTGGGCGCGCACGCCGGCGAGGGGAGGGCGGGTCGGGCTCGTGCACGTAGGGGGGCCGGAAGACGAGGGGCTTCCCTCCTGTCCCCAAAGTCCCCCACGCTCTCCGTCCCCCGGGGCTGCAGAGAAGACAGCTCTCACCCCGCGTGTGCCAAG GTGGAGTATGCCTACAGCGACAACAGCCTGGACCCCG GGCTTTTTGTAGAAAGCACCCGCAAGGGGAGTGTAGTGTCCAGAGCTAATAGCATCGGTTCCACCAGTGCCTCTTCTGTCCCCAACACAG ATGACGAGGACAGTGATTACCACCAGGAGGCCTACAAGGAGTCCTACAAAGACCGGCGGCGGCGCGCACACACTCAGGCTGAGCAGAAGAGGAGGGACGCCATCAAG AGAGGCTATGATGACCTTCAGACCATCGTCCCCACTTGCCAGCAGCAGGACTTCTCCATTGGCTCCCAAAAGCTCAGCAAAGCCATCGTTCTACAAAAGA CCATTGACTACATTCAGTTTTTGcacaaggagaagaaaaagcaggaggaggaggtgtCCACGTTACGCAAGGATGTCACCGCCCTAAAGATCATGAAAGT GAACTATGAGCAGATTGTGAAGGCACACCAGGACAACCCCCATGAAGGGGAGGACCAGGTCTCTGACCAGGTCAAGTTCAACGTGTTTCAAGGCATCATGGATTCCCTGTTCCAGTCCTTCAATGCCTCCATCTCAGTGGCCAGCTTCCAGGAGCTGTCAGCGTGTGTCTTCAGCTGGATCGAGGAGCACTGTAAGCCTCAG
- the COASY gene encoding bifunctional coenzyme A synthase isoform X1, with protein MRTPRLRAQPRGAVYQAPSPPPAPVGLGSMAVFRSGLLVLTTPLASLAPRLASILTSAARLVNHTLYVHLQPGMSLEGPAQPQSSPVQATFEVLDFITHLYAGADVHRHLDVRILLTNIRTKSTFLPPLPTSVQNLAHPPEVVLTDFQTLDGSQYNPVKQQLVRYATSCYSCCPRLASVLLYPDYGIGEVPVEPLDVPLPTTIRPASPVARSPKQPVRGYYRGAVGGTFDRLHNAHKVLLSVACILAQEQLVVGVADKDLLKSKLLPELLQPYTERVEHLSEFLVDIKPSLTFDVIPLLDPYGPAGSDPSLEFLVVSEETYRGGMAINRFRLENDLEELALYQIQLLKDLRHTENEEDKVSSSSFRQRMLGNLLRPPYERPELPTCLYVIGLTGISGSGKSSIAQRLKGLGAFVIDSDHLGHRAYAPGGPAYQPVVEAFGTDILHKDGVINRKVLGSRVFGNKKQLKILTDIMWPIIAKLAREEMDRAVAEGKRVCVIDAAVLLEAGWQNLVHEVWTAVIPETEAVRRIVERDGLSEAAAQSRLQSQMSGQQLVEQSHVVLSTLWEPHITQRQVEKAWALLQKRIPKTHQALD; from the exons atGAGGACACCAAGGCTTAGAGCACAGCCCCGAGGCGCCGTCTACCAGGCCCCATCCCCTCCCCCGGCTCCTGTCG gcctgggcagcatggcCGTATTCCGGTCGGGTCTCCTGGTGCTGACGACGCCGCTGGCCTCCCTAGCCCCTCGCCTGGCCTCCATCCTGACCTCGGCGGCCCGGCTGGTGAATCACACACTCTATGTACACCTGCAGCCGGGCATGAGCCTGGAGGGCCCGGCTCAGCCCCAGTCCAGCCCCGTGCAGGCCACGTTTGAGGTTCTTGATTTCATCACGCACCTCTATGCTGGCGCCGACGTCCACAGGCACTTGGACGTCAGAATCCTACTGACCAATATCCGAACCAAGAGCAcctttctccctcccctgcccacctcaGTCCAGAATCTCGCCCACCCGCCAGAAGTCGTGTTGACAGATTTCCAGACCCTGGATGGAAGCCAGTACAACCCGGTCAAACAGCAGCTAGTGCGTTACGCCACCAGCTGTTACAGCTGTTGTCCGCGACTGGCCTCGGTGCTGCTATACCCCGATTATGGGATAGGAGAAGTGCCCGTGGAGCCCCTGGATGTCCCCTTACCCACCACGATCAGGCCAGCTTCCCCCGTGGCCAGGTCTCCAAAGCAGCCGGTGCGTGGCTACTACCGTGGCGCTGTCGGTGGCACGTTTGACCGCCTGCACAACGCCCACAAGGTGTTGCTCAGTGTCGCGTGCATCCTGGCCCAGGAGCAGCTTGTGGTGGGAGTAGCAGACAAAGATCTGTTGAAGA GCAAGTTGCTCCCTGAGCTGCTCCAACCTTATACAGAACGTGTGGAACATCTGAGTGAGTTCCTGGTGGACATCAAGCCCTCCTTGACTTTTGATGTCATCCCCCTGCTGGACCCCTATGGGCCCGCTGGCTCTGACCCCTCCCTGGAGTTCCTGGTGGTCAGCGAGGAGACCTATCGTGGGGGGATGGCCATCAACCGCTTCCGCCTTGAGAAT GACCTGGAGGAACTTGCTTTGTACCAGATCCAGCTGCTGAAGGACCTCAGACATACAGAGAATGAAGAGGACAAAGTCAGCTCCTCCAGCTTCCGCCAGCGAATGTTGGGGAACCTGCTTCGGCCTCCATAT GAAAGGCCAGAGCTCCCCACGTGTCTCTATGTAATTGGGCTGACTGGCATCAGTGGCTCTGGGAAGAGCTCAATAGCTCAGCGACTGAAGGGCCTGGGGGCGTTTGTCATTGACAGTGACCACCTGGGTCATCGGGCCTATGCCCCAGGTGGCCCTGCCTACCAGCCTGTGGTGGAGGCCTTTGGAACAG ATATTCTCCATAAAGATGGCGTCATCAACAGGAAGGTCCTAGGCAGCCGGGTGTTTGGGAATAAG AAGCAGCTGAAGATACTCACGGACATTATGTGGCCAATTATCGCAAAGCTGGCCCGAGAGGAGATGGATCGGGCTGTGGCTGAGG GAAAGCGTGTGTGCGTGATTGATGCCGCTGTGTTGCTTGAAGCCGGCTGGCAGAACCTGGTCCATGAGGTGTGGACTGCTGTCATCCCTGAGACTGAG GCTGTAAGACGCATTGTGGAGAGGGATGGCCTGAGTGAAGCCGCAGCTCAAAGCCGGCTGCAGAGCCAGATGAGCGGGCAGCAGCTTGTGGAACAGAGCCACGTGGTGCTCAGCACCTTGTGGGAGCCGCATATCACCCAACGCCAG GTGGAGAAAGCCTGGGCCCTCCTGCAGAAGCGCATTCCCAAGACTCATCAGGCCCTCGACTGA
- the COASY gene encoding bifunctional coenzyme A synthase isoform X2, protein MAVFRSGLLVLTTPLASLAPRLASILTSAARLVNHTLYVHLQPGMSLEGPAQPQSSPVQATFEVLDFITHLYAGADVHRHLDVRILLTNIRTKSTFLPPLPTSVQNLAHPPEVVLTDFQTLDGSQYNPVKQQLVRYATSCYSCCPRLASVLLYPDYGIGEVPVEPLDVPLPTTIRPASPVARSPKQPVRGYYRGAVGGTFDRLHNAHKVLLSVACILAQEQLVVGVADKDLLKSKLLPELLQPYTERVEHLSEFLVDIKPSLTFDVIPLLDPYGPAGSDPSLEFLVVSEETYRGGMAINRFRLENDLEELALYQIQLLKDLRHTENEEDKVSSSSFRQRMLGNLLRPPYERPELPTCLYVIGLTGISGSGKSSIAQRLKGLGAFVIDSDHLGHRAYAPGGPAYQPVVEAFGTDILHKDGVINRKVLGSRVFGNKKQLKILTDIMWPIIAKLAREEMDRAVAEGKRVCVIDAAVLLEAGWQNLVHEVWTAVIPETEAVRRIVERDGLSEAAAQSRLQSQMSGQQLVEQSHVVLSTLWEPHITQRQVEKAWALLQKRIPKTHQALD, encoded by the exons atggcCGTATTCCGGTCGGGTCTCCTGGTGCTGACGACGCCGCTGGCCTCCCTAGCCCCTCGCCTGGCCTCCATCCTGACCTCGGCGGCCCGGCTGGTGAATCACACACTCTATGTACACCTGCAGCCGGGCATGAGCCTGGAGGGCCCGGCTCAGCCCCAGTCCAGCCCCGTGCAGGCCACGTTTGAGGTTCTTGATTTCATCACGCACCTCTATGCTGGCGCCGACGTCCACAGGCACTTGGACGTCAGAATCCTACTGACCAATATCCGAACCAAGAGCAcctttctccctcccctgcccacctcaGTCCAGAATCTCGCCCACCCGCCAGAAGTCGTGTTGACAGATTTCCAGACCCTGGATGGAAGCCAGTACAACCCGGTCAAACAGCAGCTAGTGCGTTACGCCACCAGCTGTTACAGCTGTTGTCCGCGACTGGCCTCGGTGCTGCTATACCCCGATTATGGGATAGGAGAAGTGCCCGTGGAGCCCCTGGATGTCCCCTTACCCACCACGATCAGGCCAGCTTCCCCCGTGGCCAGGTCTCCAAAGCAGCCGGTGCGTGGCTACTACCGTGGCGCTGTCGGTGGCACGTTTGACCGCCTGCACAACGCCCACAAGGTGTTGCTCAGTGTCGCGTGCATCCTGGCCCAGGAGCAGCTTGTGGTGGGAGTAGCAGACAAAGATCTGTTGAAGA GCAAGTTGCTCCCTGAGCTGCTCCAACCTTATACAGAACGTGTGGAACATCTGAGTGAGTTCCTGGTGGACATCAAGCCCTCCTTGACTTTTGATGTCATCCCCCTGCTGGACCCCTATGGGCCCGCTGGCTCTGACCCCTCCCTGGAGTTCCTGGTGGTCAGCGAGGAGACCTATCGTGGGGGGATGGCCATCAACCGCTTCCGCCTTGAGAAT GACCTGGAGGAACTTGCTTTGTACCAGATCCAGCTGCTGAAGGACCTCAGACATACAGAGAATGAAGAGGACAAAGTCAGCTCCTCCAGCTTCCGCCAGCGAATGTTGGGGAACCTGCTTCGGCCTCCATAT GAAAGGCCAGAGCTCCCCACGTGTCTCTATGTAATTGGGCTGACTGGCATCAGTGGCTCTGGGAAGAGCTCAATAGCTCAGCGACTGAAGGGCCTGGGGGCGTTTGTCATTGACAGTGACCACCTGGGTCATCGGGCCTATGCCCCAGGTGGCCCTGCCTACCAGCCTGTGGTGGAGGCCTTTGGAACAG ATATTCTCCATAAAGATGGCGTCATCAACAGGAAGGTCCTAGGCAGCCGGGTGTTTGGGAATAAG AAGCAGCTGAAGATACTCACGGACATTATGTGGCCAATTATCGCAAAGCTGGCCCGAGAGGAGATGGATCGGGCTGTGGCTGAGG GAAAGCGTGTGTGCGTGATTGATGCCGCTGTGTTGCTTGAAGCCGGCTGGCAGAACCTGGTCCATGAGGTGTGGACTGCTGTCATCCCTGAGACTGAG GCTGTAAGACGCATTGTGGAGAGGGATGGCCTGAGTGAAGCCGCAGCTCAAAGCCGGCTGCAGAGCCAGATGAGCGGGCAGCAGCTTGTGGAACAGAGCCACGTGGTGCTCAGCACCTTGTGGGAGCCGCATATCACCCAACGCCAG GTGGAGAAAGCCTGGGCCCTCCTGCAGAAGCGCATTCCCAAGACTCATCAGGCCCTCGACTGA
- the HSD17B1 gene encoding estradiol 17-beta-dehydrogenase 1 isoform X1 produces the protein MARTVVLITGCSSGIGLHLAVRLASDPSQSFKVYATLRDLKTQGRLWEAARALACPPGSLETLQLDVRDSKSVAAARERVTEGRVDVLVCNAGLGLLGPLEALGEDAVASVLDVNVVGTVRVLQAFLPDMKRRGSGRVLVTGSVGGLMGLPFNDVYCASKFALEGLCESLAVLLLPFGVHLSLIECGPVHTAFMEKVLGSPEEVLDRTDIHTFHRFYQYLAHSKQVFREAAQNPEEVAEVSAGLDSRSGGGASSGAQRWPQLSSRRRRSSSPLCAPRSRPCATSPPSASCPCCGCAWTTPAAPTTSPPCTGKCSATFRQRPRLGPRLGAGPGLGQRTRPGPVRWGTLSSAILRPPRSKGFLSRCLPRPSLSHGSVWSLGMGRR, from the exons ATGGCCCGCACCGTGGTGCTCATCACCGGCTGTTCCTCGGGCATCGGCCTGCACTTGGCCGTACGTCTGGCTTCAGATCCATCCCAGAGCTTCAAAG TGTATGCCACGTTGAGGGACCTGAAAACACAGGGCCGGCTGTGGGAGGCGGCCCGGGCCCTGGCATGCCCTCCGGGATCCCTGGAGACGTTGCAGCTGGACGTAAGGGACTCAAAATCCGTGGCCGCTGCCCGGGAACGCGTGACTGAAGGCCGCGTGGACGTGCTGG TGTGTAACGCAGGCCTGGGCCTGCTGGGGCCGCTGGAGGCGCTGGGGGAGGACGCCGTGGCCTCTGTGCTGGACGTGAATGTAGTAGGGACTGTGCGGGTGCTGCAGGCCTTCCTGCCAGACATGAAGCGGCGCGGTTCGGGACGCGTGTTGGTGACCGGGAGCGTGGGAGGATTGATGG GGCTGCCTTTCAATGACGTTTATTGCGCCAGCAAGTTCGCGCTCGAAGGCTTATGCGAGAGTCTGGCGGTTCTGCTGCTGCCCTTTGGGGTCCA CTTGAGCCTGATCGAGTGCGGCCCAGTGCACACCGCCTTCATGGAGAAGGTGTTGGGCAGCCCAGAGGAGGTGCTGGACCGCACGGACATCCACACCTTCCACCGCTTCTACCAATACCTCGCCCACAGCAAGCAAGTCTTTCGCGAGGCGGCGCAGAACCCTGAGGAGGTGGCGGAGGTGAGCGCCGGGCTGGACTCCAGGAGTGGGGGCGGTGCGTCCTCCGGCGCGCAGCGGTGGCCACAGCTCTCCTCCCGCCGCCGCAGGTCTTCCTCACCGCTTTGCGCGCCCCGAAGCCGACCCTGCGCTACTTCACCACCGAGCGCTTCCTGCCCCTGCTGCGGATGCGCCTGGACGACCCCAGCGGCTCCAACTACGTCACCGCCATGCACCGGGAAGTGTTCGGCGACGTTCCGGCAAAGGCCGAGGCTGGGGCCGAggctgggggcggggccgggcctGGGGCAGAGGACGAGGCCGGGCCCAGTGCGGTGGGGGACCCTGAGCTCGGCGATCCTCCGGCCGCCCCGCAGTAAAGGCTTCCTCAGCCGCTGTCTCCCGCGCCCTTCTTTGTCCCATGGGTCTGTGTGGTCCCTGGGGATGGGGCGGCGGTAG
- the HSD17B1 gene encoding estradiol 17-beta-dehydrogenase 1 isoform X2 codes for MARTVVLITGCSSGIGLHLAVRLASDPSQSFKVYATLRDLKTQGRLWEAARALACPPGSLETLQLDVRDSKSVAAARERVTEGRVDVLVCNAGLGLLGPLEALGEDAVASVLDVNVVGTVRVLQAFLPDMKRRGSGRVLVTGSVGGLMGLPFNDVYCASKFALEGLCESLAVLLLPFGVHLSLIECGPVHTAFMEKVLGSPEEVLDRTDIHTFHRFYQYLAHSKQVFREAAQNPEEVAEVFLTALRAPKPTLRYFTTERFLPLLRMRLDDPSGSNYVTAMHREVFGDVPAKAEAGAEAGGGAGPGAEDEAGPSAVGDPELGDPPAAPQ; via the exons ATGGCCCGCACCGTGGTGCTCATCACCGGCTGTTCCTCGGGCATCGGCCTGCACTTGGCCGTACGTCTGGCTTCAGATCCATCCCAGAGCTTCAAAG TGTATGCCACGTTGAGGGACCTGAAAACACAGGGCCGGCTGTGGGAGGCGGCCCGGGCCCTGGCATGCCCTCCGGGATCCCTGGAGACGTTGCAGCTGGACGTAAGGGACTCAAAATCCGTGGCCGCTGCCCGGGAACGCGTGACTGAAGGCCGCGTGGACGTGCTGG TGTGTAACGCAGGCCTGGGCCTGCTGGGGCCGCTGGAGGCGCTGGGGGAGGACGCCGTGGCCTCTGTGCTGGACGTGAATGTAGTAGGGACTGTGCGGGTGCTGCAGGCCTTCCTGCCAGACATGAAGCGGCGCGGTTCGGGACGCGTGTTGGTGACCGGGAGCGTGGGAGGATTGATGG GGCTGCCTTTCAATGACGTTTATTGCGCCAGCAAGTTCGCGCTCGAAGGCTTATGCGAGAGTCTGGCGGTTCTGCTGCTGCCCTTTGGGGTCCA CTTGAGCCTGATCGAGTGCGGCCCAGTGCACACCGCCTTCATGGAGAAGGTGTTGGGCAGCCCAGAGGAGGTGCTGGACCGCACGGACATCCACACCTTCCACCGCTTCTACCAATACCTCGCCCACAGCAAGCAAGTCTTTCGCGAGGCGGCGCAGAACCCTGAGGAGGTGGCGGAG GTCTTCCTCACCGCTTTGCGCGCCCCGAAGCCGACCCTGCGCTACTTCACCACCGAGCGCTTCCTGCCCCTGCTGCGGATGCGCCTGGACGACCCCAGCGGCTCCAACTACGTCACCGCCATGCACCGGGAAGTGTTCGGCGACGTTCCGGCAAAGGCCGAGGCTGGGGCCGAggctgggggcggggccgggcctGGGGCAGAGGACGAGGCCGGGCCCAGTGCGGTGGGGGACCCTGAGCTCGGCGATCCTCCGGCCGCCCCGCAGTAA